The following nucleotide sequence is from Williamwhitmania taraxaci.
AATGTAGCTTTGTGCTTCGTATCAAGTTTTGTGGTGGCAGGCAGTTTGGTGCTTCGAAATCGCCAACTTCTTGTAGCTGCAAACCGTTGGTTTTCATGCAAGACTGACAGTTTAAACGAGTATTAACTTATAAAACAATTGAACTATGAAGAGTCTTTTAAGAAAAATTTTATTGCCGATTATAGCGGTATTTACTCTATCAGCATGTGCTGACTTGAGTAAAGAGGTTGAAAAAAAACTCAATGAATTACAAGACAAAAGCGAATCTTTAGATTCGTTGATAAACAAGGAATTTGACAAAGTTTTAACTCTTGACTCAATAATTAATACCGAAGGTGAGAAAGTCAAAAAACTTGACTCCATAATCAATAAAACTTCCTCAAAACTTGACTCTATTTCTAAAGAGAAAGTTAAAATTTTTGAAAAAATCACCAAATAGACAGAGTTATTTGGAATGTCGAAATTGCGGGTAAAACTCGGAATGATTGACAGATGAGGAATTAAAATTAAAAAGGAAATTAAAAATTATTTTTTAATTCTTAATGAAATTCCCTTGTTTGACATCTCCGCTAGTTGAAGGTAAGTTTATCAAATATTCAAGACAAATATAAAGCACGAAAACCCAATCGAGTAGCCCTCCCCCGCCAGCTAGACTGACGGGGAGGTTTAATTCACGCCCCGCCATTACCGTTACCAAGCGGAATTGCTATCTTTACGCACCCTAGCGTAAACCAATGGAAAAGAAGTCATCATTTATCCATCAAATAGAGGAATTTAGGCAAAGCAACGTGCTAATTGCCGACAGCATTTCCATTGGCAACCAAGCCATAGTCCGCTACACGGGGGAGTTCTGGACTGCCAAGCAGCGTCAGGCCAATGCTCTGCACGAAATATCATACCGTGCCTGCTTTAAACCACAGCTGCCACGCTTTTTTATTGAACACCTAACCCAACCCGGCGACAAAGTTTATGATCCCTTTAGCGGCCGAGGCACTACTGCGCTGGAGGCAGCACTTATGGGTCGTGTTCCGGTGGCTAACGATATAAATCCACTCAGCGCAATGATGGCGGCACCCCGATTGCTGCCACCTATGGTGGAAGAGGTAAAGCAGCGACTGTCCGAAATAGACCTATCTCCATCCAATTCGACGGAGATTGACCTTACCATGTTCTACCATACTGATACTTTTCGTGAGTTGCTGAATTTACGCAGCTACCTTATTGGCAAAGATGGTAATGGAAGCCTCGACTCAACAGATCGTTGGATACGCATGGTGGCAACTAACCGCCTAACGGGCCACTCTACCAACTTCTTCTCGGGCTATACCTTTCCGCCCAACCAGGCAGTAAGTGCCAATAGGCAGCGGCTGATCAACCAAAAGCGAGAGCAGGTACCTCCCTATAAAAATGTGAAGGAGATCATCGTTAAAAAAACCAAAGATCTACTGAAAGGGATCGCCGAAAAGGAGCGCAGCACACTTTTCGGCATAGCCGCTCAAGCGCAATTTGTAACCGGCCCGGCCGACTCAACAAAAGCCATTTCGGCCGATTCTGTGGCACTAACCATAACCTCGCCCCCATTCCTCGATATTGTGCAATACTCCGACGACAACTGGCTCCGATGCTGGTTCAACGGAATTGATGCCGATGCGGTTGCCTCCGGCATCACCATGTCGAAAAAGGTGGAGGATTGGTGCATCGTAATGCAGGGAGTATTTGATGAACTTTTCCGCATCACCAAACCGGGAGGCTACGTTGCATTTGAGGTAGGCGAAGTAAAGAATGGAAAGATTAAACTCGACGAAGCGGTTGTTCCGCTAGGAATTGGTGCCGGATTTATCTGCGAGGTTATTGTTATCAACGCACAAGAGTTCACCAAGACTGCCAACATTTGGGGCGTTAGTAATAATTCAAAAGGAACCAACACCAATAGGATTGTGGTATTTCGGAAAAACACAGCAACGAAGTTAGGCGGAAGTTAAAAAAAGGTAGAAAAAGCGGCAAGCCAAACAAAACCTTCCTTCTGGAAAGCAACTCCAACACCCCTAAACCCTAGGGGTAGGTTTCTATACAATGCCTTGTATGATGCTGCAGGATTGCCATAGCCTGCGCAGCCGGGGCCCCTTAGGTCGAAGGGAGCGTAAAAACGGTGGCTGTTCGAGCGCAGCGAGTTCCGCCGTTTTAGCGAGCAAGGCCGTAAAGGGTCGGCGAGCAGGCAAGGCTTGATCTTTTGTTTCTTTTCCATCAAGGGAAAAGAAAAAGGAGAAATGCCGCGCAGCGGCAATCAACCTTTTATGTCAGCAAATCAAACTGATTTTGCAGTTTATAATAGAACTTAGCCAAATCTGTTTGATTTTAAGATAAAAAATAGTGTAACTTGGCTACAGAAACAACTTCGCCATGCAAACGCATCACTACCCAACTGTAGCTATCACCGCCGAAATGATTTCGGAAGCCGAGCGGATTATTCCCTATACGCATGTGAATAGAACAAGGGCCTCTGCAATTGATACGCTCACCGGACATCTTGGCGAAATGGCCTTTGCACAATACTACTTTGGGGATTGGCACAAGCATCGTTTGGGCCAGAACAAGGGCGATGTTGACTTTCCAAACATTGAGATTAAAACCTCTGCTTTTCTATTCTCAACAAAGTTGCACCTCTTAGTGCGAGAAGATTATGCGGCAAAGCGCAAGCCCACTTACTACGTGCAGATAATCATAGATGTTAAGAGTGCACACGCCGATACTATTCTGGCAGGAACCAATGCTATTATTTGCGGCTATGCCACGTCAACAGAAGTTGACAGTGCACCACTAAAGGACTTTGGGAGTAAGATTGGGAAAGAAGGTGGATACCGGTGTAGGTATATTTCCATTGAGAACCTACACCCCATCGGCGAGATTACTTCACCTTAAAGAGCGACACCATTTCACTCAACTCCTCCGATTGAGCCGCAAGGTTGGCCGAGGTTTGATGCATCTATTTCAAGATTATTAGTTTGCCACGGTCTCTCTTTGATTAAGAAAATTCTATCTAAAACAACAGTATTGCGGTATTGGTGCAGAATTCATCCCGCGCAACAGCGAAATATCCTTTACGATTTCGGTTTCGAATACTTTTGAAAAAAACGATGAAACAGGGAGATATCCTCCTCCCCCAAGAGGGCAAAACGATCAACAATCCGATCTTGGATTTTTGGCTCCATACCAACATCAGTAAGGATATTTGTTAACCGTTGCCTAACCACGGCATACTCAGCCTCCGTAACCTTGTGCTCTTTTTTGCGGGAATATAACAGATTAATTTTCGACAGTTCATAGGCATAAACCATTACCGCTTGACCAAGGTTGAGCGAGGGGTATTTGCTTCGCATAGGTATGGTGGAGACGATGTGGCACAAGGCAAGATCCTCGTTGGATAAGCCCGACTCTTCGCAACCAAATACAACGGCAACTGAACTAACACTTGCTCCTTTCTCGCTGAGTATCCTGGGAAGATCGCCCACCCAATGGGAATCATCCTTTACATTTCGATGTTTAGCCGCAGAGCCAACCACAAAGTCGATATCCGAGATTGCATCATTTAGCGTACTAAAGACAACGGCCTGTTCAAGAATTTCCGTTGAAGCGTGTGCCGTTGCCAGAGCTCGCTCACCAAGATAGTTACCGGGGTTCACCAGTCTAAGATTATTAAAGCCCATTGTTTTCATAGCCCGAGCAGCAGCTCCAATATTTTCCTCTCGAGCGGGCTCAACCAGAATAAAGGTGATTTCCATCTTGCCTATTTTAGGCAAAGTAAGTGATAAGGGATGATAAGGGCAATAAAGGAAAAATAAAAAACAGGTTCGACCTATGAAGTAAACGAAAAGAACAGTTGAGATCTACCAACGGAAAATACAGATAACGGTAACAATTACGAGTAGAATGATCAATACTCCAACTGCAACCCTTCGCCGACGTGCACTAAAAACCTCCGCTTGCTGCTCATCGAGGTAAAAAAGGCGAGGGGTTGACTCTATAAGAATACCCCTCCGGACTAACCGACTAAATACAATCCCATTTTTTAATCCCAGAACAAATGGATCAATTGCCCTCTCTGGCGTGGTCGCATCGATATCCTTAAAACGGCGAATTATTTTCTTCTGTTTAGCAATAACGGCGATTCCTGGATTAAACATGTTCAACTTTAATTTAATGGACTACAAAACAATGATAACAACAGCGATTTAGATTCTGAAAGCAACAAGTAGCTTACTCTCAAAAAGGCATAAACCCATTAGATTAGTTGAATTTTGACGAACATCGAAAATGACCAAGGCGCGTGCCGCTAAAGATTGAACAATAGCGGCACGCAACCATTTCGATCATGTGATACTTAAGAATAGAGTTGATGTTCGGTGCGACGAATAATTTCTGCTTGAAGTTCGGGAGTTAAATCATTGTAGTAGTCAGAGTATCCGGCCACACGAACAATAAGATCGCCATAGTTCTCAGGATGCTTCTGTGCATCGCGCAGCGTAACTGCCGACACTACATTGAACTGAATGTGATGTCCATCCATGCGGAAGTAGGTGCGCACCAGCTTTACTATTTTCCCTATGGCATCCTCACCATCAAAAAATTCGGGAGTAAATTTCTGGTTAAGGAGTGTTCCTCCTGTTTTGAGATGATCGAACTTCGAAACCGATTTAATTACAGCGGTGGGTCCTTTCCTATCGGCTCCCTGCACGGGCGAAATTCCCTCCGATAGCGGCATGGTAGCCAATCGTCCGTCGGGTGTTGCTCCAATCAAACTACCAAAATAAACGTGGCATGTTGTGGGAAGCATATCAAGTCGAAACTGTCCGCCTCGAGCCGTTGGTCGACCATCGAGCATGGACCAGAGCAAATTGAATACCTCAACGGCATGCCCATCGGCATAATCCTCATCGTTTCCAAACTTCGGCGTTTCATAAATTGTTTTTGCCCGAAAAGCATCGCTGCCCTCAAAGTTGGCATCCAGCACGCGCATCATTTCGTCCATGGTAATGGTCTTATTATCGAACACATGGTAACGAAGCGACGCAAGGCTATCGGTGATTGAGCCAAGGCCAACTCCTTGAATATAGCTACTGTTATAACGAGCACCTCCCGCATTATAATCTTTACCGTTGGCAATACAATCATCGATAAACAAGCTAAGAAAAGGCGCAGGAAGAGTTCTGCCATAGAGCTGTTCAATGATACAATTGCCCTTAATCTTGATATCAATAAAGTGCTGAAGTTGTTTCTCGAAAGCCATCCAAAGATCGTTGAATGTCTGAAATTCAGTAACAATCCCAGTCTCCAAACCAATGCGAGCCCCTGTTCTAGGATCGATACCGTTGTGCATGGTAATCTCAAGCACCTTGGGAAGATTAAAATAACCCGTTAGCCAGTAGGCCTCGGTTCCAAATGCACCCGACTCTACACATCCGCTTGCGCCCCCATTCCGTGCATCTTCTAGTGATTTTCCTTGCCGCACCAGCTCCTGAATAATGGCATCGGTATTAAATATGGAAGGTTGACCAAACCCGGTCTTAGTGATCTTAATCGCTCGGGTGATAAAACTATCGGGATTTTTCTTGCTCAGTTGAACCATGGAGCTGGGTTGAAGAATGCGCATCTCCTCAATTACATCCAGTATTAGATAGGAAAGACCATTGACCGCATCGAACCCTTCGGAGGTTAATCCGCCAAGGTTAATTAGGGCAAAATCGGTATAGGTATTGCTCTCCTTGGCCGTAATCCCCATTTTAGGTGGTGAAGGATGATTATTGAATTTAACCCAAAACGACTGAAGTAACTCCTCAGCCTTAGCCTTGGTAAGTGACCCATCGGCCAACTCCTTTTGGTAAAAGGGATAAAGATGCTGATCGAGACGTCCGGGATTGAAGGAGTCCCAAGGATTCAGTTCCGTAATTACACCAACATGAATAAACCAGTAGTGCTGAAGCATCTCATGGAACGTTTCGGGAGCATTGGCTGGCACCTTAC
It contains:
- a CDS encoding DNA methyltransferase; the encoded protein is MEKKSSFIHQIEEFRQSNVLIADSISIGNQAIVRYTGEFWTAKQRQANALHEISYRACFKPQLPRFFIEHLTQPGDKVYDPFSGRGTTALEAALMGRVPVANDINPLSAMMAAPRLLPPMVEEVKQRLSEIDLSPSNSTEIDLTMFYHTDTFRELLNLRSYLIGKDGNGSLDSTDRWIRMVATNRLTGHSTNFFSGYTFPPNQAVSANRQRLINQKREQVPPYKNVKEIIVKKTKDLLKGIAEKERSTLFGIAAQAQFVTGPADSTKAISADSVALTITSPPFLDIVQYSDDNWLRCWFNGIDADAVASGITMSKKVEDWCIVMQGVFDELFRITKPGGYVAFEVGEVKNGKIKLDEAVVPLGIGAGFICEVIVINAQEFTKTANIWGVSNNSKGTNTNRIVVFRKNTATKLGGS
- a CDS encoding tRNA/rRNA methyltransferase — protein: MEITFILVEPAREENIGAAARAMKTMGFNNLRLVNPGNYLGERALATAHASTEILEQAVVFSTLNDAISDIDFVVGSAAKHRNVKDDSHWVGDLPRILSEKGASVSSVAVVFGCEESGLSNEDLALCHIVSTIPMRSKYPSLNLGQAVMVYAYELSKINLLYSRKKEHKVTEAEYAVVRQRLTNILTDVGMEPKIQDRIVDRFALLGEEDISLFHRFFQKYSKPKS
- the hypD gene encoding trans-4-hydroxy-L-proline dehydratase; its protein translation is MINERIRTQREMSLRAINHISAERAILVTEFYALPSTALLSVPLQRAGALMYILSRKAICVNPFELIVGERGPAPKATSTYPEVCLHSIADLEILDSRPKVSYKVDEEVRKVYAEVIIPFWQGHTIRDRVFEQTTDEWQRCYAAGVFTEFQEQRAPGHTVAGKKLFQKGILDLKNDIQKSLASLDPLTDNHVFDKREELKAMDMAADAILVFAERHAQELERLAAIETDSVRKDEFIEMARICRKVPANAPETFHEMLQHYWFIHVGVITELNPWDSFNPGRLDQHLYPFYQKELADGSLTKAKAEELLQSFWVKFNNHPSPPKMGITAKESNTYTDFALINLGGLTSEGFDAVNGLSYLILDVIEEMRILQPSSMVQLSKKNPDSFITRAIKITKTGFGQPSIFNTDAIIQELVRQGKSLEDARNGGASGCVESGAFGTEAYWLTGYFNLPKVLEITMHNGIDPRTGARIGLETGIVTEFQTFNDLWMAFEKQLQHFIDIKIKGNCIIEQLYGRTLPAPFLSLFIDDCIANGKDYNAGGARYNSSYIQGVGLGSITDSLASLRYHVFDNKTITMDEMMRVLDANFEGSDAFRAKTIYETPKFGNDEDYADGHAVEVFNLLWSMLDGRPTARGGQFRLDMLPTTCHVYFGSLIGATPDGRLATMPLSEGISPVQGADRKGPTAVIKSVSKFDHLKTGGTLLNQKFTPEFFDGEDAIGKIVKLVRTYFRMDGHHIQFNVVSAVTLRDAQKHPENYGDLIVRVAGYSDYYNDLTPELQAEIIRRTEHQLYS